A portion of the Edaphobacter bradus genome contains these proteins:
- a CDS encoding GlcG/HbpS family heme-binding protein, with the protein MSINLETARKIIAAAEKKATEIGQPMNIAVADAGGNLIAHVRMDNAWIGSIDISIKKAWTSRAFDIATKDLATHSQSGNQFFGIHASNDGKVMIFAGGIPLKKDGKVVGAIGVSGGSGEQDHAVAEAGAAAF; encoded by the coding sequence AACCTCGAGACTGCGCGCAAGATCATCGCCGCCGCCGAAAAAAAAGCCACCGAGATCGGCCAGCCCATGAACATCGCCGTAGCCGACGCAGGCGGCAACCTCATCGCCCACGTCCGCATGGACAACGCCTGGATCGGCTCCATCGACATCTCCATCAAGAAGGCCTGGACCTCCCGAGCCTTCGACATCGCCACCAAAGATCTTGCCACGCACTCACAATCCGGCAATCAGTTCTTCGGCATCCATGCCTCCAACGACGGCAAGGTGATGATCTTCGCCGGTGGCATCCCGCTCAAGAAGGACGGCAAGGTCGTCGGAGCCATCGGCGTCAGCGGAGGCTCAGGCGAACAGGACCACGCCGTAGCAGAAGCAGGTGCGGCAGCTTTCTAA
- a CDS encoding Kdo hydroxylase family protein — protein sequence MSGLISSQKPPSHHPFSAAAEAIWIPANADAPTRAVEELENGKIVMLPYEPFRLTHEEEAFLNPDCLDPGSKSIKYSPTQRKIWGAAEQHKNSTALAGLMARYADFARDLVNRLLPRYSAALIIGNGSLRPVEVEGRVQSKRHDDRLLHVDSFPSRPTQGKRILRIFANVDPSGKTRHWQVGEPFADVAARFAPRISAPFPGSALLMRLLRITKEKRSPYDHYMLHIHDQMKLDDEYQAAASRSDIHFPAGSTWIAFTDQVSHAALSGQHAMEQTFFLPSDAMRNPLLSPLRVLEALGCPTLRGLTAKGGREG from the coding sequence ATGAGCGGGCTCATCTCTTCTCAAAAGCCGCCATCGCATCACCCTTTTTCGGCCGCTGCAGAGGCCATCTGGATCCCTGCCAACGCAGACGCTCCCACCCGGGCCGTAGAAGAACTTGAAAACGGAAAGATCGTAATGCTTCCATATGAGCCTTTCCGCCTGACCCACGAAGAGGAGGCTTTTCTCAATCCCGATTGCCTGGACCCGGGCTCAAAGAGCATCAAGTACTCTCCAACGCAAAGAAAAATCTGGGGAGCGGCGGAACAACACAAGAACTCCACGGCACTCGCAGGGCTGATGGCCCGCTACGCCGACTTTGCCCGCGACTTGGTTAACCGGCTTCTCCCCCGCTACTCCGCCGCCCTGATCATCGGTAACGGCAGCCTCCGCCCAGTCGAGGTCGAGGGGCGCGTGCAAAGCAAGCGACACGACGACCGCCTCCTGCACGTCGATTCGTTCCCCTCTCGACCCACGCAGGGCAAACGCATCCTTCGCATCTTCGCCAACGTCGATCCCTCCGGAAAAACCCGGCACTGGCAGGTCGGCGAACCCTTCGCCGACGTGGCCGCGCGCTTCGCGCCTCGCATCTCTGCTCCATTCCCCGGCAGCGCTCTCCTCATGCGACTGCTCAGGATCACCAAGGAAAAACGCAGCCCCTACGATCACTACATGTTGCACATCCATGACCAGATGAAACTCGACGACGAGTATCAGGCGGCCGCTTCGCGCTCGGACATCCACTTTCCCGCCGGATCGACCTGGATTGCATTTACTGATCAGGTATCCCACGCGGCGCTATCCGGCCAGCACGCGATGGAGCAAACCTTTTTTCTTCCATCGGACGCAATGCGCAACCCTTTGCTCTCCCCACTACGGGTGCTTGAGGCCCTCGGGTGCCCCACCCTTCGCGGTCTCACCGCGAAGGGTGGAAGAGAAGGATGA